Below is a genomic region from Ostrea edulis chromosome 10, xbOstEdul1.1, whole genome shotgun sequence.
AACTTTGTCATAATTTGTAACGGTAATAATATAGGAATTTGAGTACATATAATTAACGTCTCATTAGGATTGAAATTTCTTCACAAGTTTCTTGTGTGAACTACGTGTGACATATCTAGGTATTAGAAAATACCTTTATATTCTGTAGAAATATATGACtaagtatttttctctcatatacTGTTAAGTTTTTATGAGATATAAATTTCTCCACTttacattatcaaaattttctacCTTTTTTTAGGGCCTTGCCTGCCATATGGCAGGTACCCTAGCTTATTAGTAATCACTGTCTGACCGTTCATCCGTCTGACCATCAGCGCTTTCTATACGGTACACGATAACTATAGTTTCTTTcagaagattttcataaattttttacATAATACTCAGATTAGGCAGAAGAAGAGCCTTTCAAATTTCAGATTTATTGGCTTTGTCCTTACGGAGTTaagggacttagaattttttaatattgatagAGATAATTGCACTTTGTATAGGACACAATAACGAGAGATTACATGAGAAAATCTTGATAGAATTTACAGGTAATGCTTGGATTAGGAAGAGAAAGATCCCTTTTGTTTTTCAGACTTTTTGGTTTTGTCAGGACGGGATTATAAGACTTAAGAATTTTTTGTATTAggtaaaatattcattgttgGGCCCTATCTGACTTTGACTTGTCAGTATTTTTTAAGCCTTTTTCACAATCTGTTTGGTTGTAAGATATGTGAAACTGCATCCTCTTTAGGTCGAAAATCGAAATCGTTAATTGAGATTAATTTAATGATGAAAGTGTTCTTCTGAATGGCGTTTTAACATTTATCTGACATTGTATTTAATGCAAACACCAAATCATTTGATATGTTTGTTATATTGAGTTTTGAACACAAGTAATGAAAGAAGAAACTTGCCtgaaataaacactatatgtatacatcttgtacccacccaagtgTTCAACAGAttactgaacgtacctccatcacagaagagctgatatctcggaaattGCACATATCGTTTTgttcataatttttataatcTCAACTTCTTGCGTGGAAATTGCCTGTGTATTGCCAcagtatattacatatattagtatgagagaaaaatattgCAGTCCTATTGTAGAATATTTAGATTTCAGCTTCACAGAATAGATTGGATGTTACTGTTTTCCTATGTAGAACTCATGCTGTTTTCACTGTGGTGCACACTGAGATTTTAATGCTGTATGTACTTATTTCAGTATACTCAGAAAtgatcatatacatatatttatatatatatatattacagcCAAGGATAACACTGAATAAATATGCTATCAAGCGTTTTTGGCTTTGAACATGAACAAGCAAATGAATTAGCTGCTAATAAGTACATACACAGAAAAGATTGCACCCAGAAATTAGATTTAACTTGGACAACATTTCTTCACTAACAAGTGCTTGCTAACAGACCCTGGTGAGAGGACTTTCTTGCAGTGTGTTTTGTGGTTTTTAGAGTGCTCTGTTTTTGCACCCTCTTTAGGTCAAGCTCCGCCCCCTGAATCAGCTCAAGCTCCTCCCCCTGATCCAAcatctgtttctcaaaaggcaACTATTCCCAAACCCGCTCGGAAATCCTCCGATTCGACTGTCCCTGTTCCTACCTCTACCCCCAGGCCTTCTGTTCAGAAAAGTAAGTACTTATTGTCTGCAAGTCATTTTGGGGTCAGAGGTTCAGTTGCCTTTCAGGAATCAAATGCCAGAATAGTAAGTGTAATAAATCTTGTTTTCATTACTGTGCAGATCTCAGGCTGATGAATATAGAGAGTAAATGACAATTAACAATTATCTTGTTAATTATATAGATGTAAGAAATGAATGAAAGAAAGTAATGTTTGGCAAACCAACTTTCATTTGTGTGCAAGAAATATTTGGAAGACTCACAAGTACCCACACACTAATTGTCACAAGTACAATATATTCCTTCTGAAACTGTAGATAGAACCATCTTTAATTGTCTGGTTTTCTACTTCACTTCATTAGAACTATTTTCTGGGCTATGTAACTCTGTAATGGAGAGACATTTTAGGTGCAAACAGACAGTGTAGCATGAAACCGAATGAAGGTCATCTGTCCAGTGCCAAGgtcaccaataaaaaaaacttagaATTTCTTGTCAGTGCAATGACCTTTGTGATGTTGATACATTAGATGCCCTCACTAGACACAAGGGTTGCTTATAACCAGACAATGTAACATGAGCTTAAATCAAGGTCATTCggataaggtcaaggtcagtggtaaaaaaaaaaagtatttgtaCTGGCCATAACTATAACACTAATGATGGAGAGAacttatataggcagtgcctgctgtccaatcctattgtgaattttcataatgaaatactgtttaaataaaaaaaaaactataacaCTAGAAGCTCTTTAGACAAATTGTCATGACCCTGAATCAAGATTGTTTTGGGTGAAATCAGTGGTAGATAAAACTTAAGATGTATTTGTTCAGGTCAGGACTTTATTGGGCAGTTGCCAATGGAGAGTGGTCATTAATAAACACTTTTACTTGGACACAAAGATTGCTGGTGACCAAATTGTGTGATCGTGAACTgtaaagataaaatattgctcATTCTTGTagtttataatatatttgtatatttggaGCTAGTTTGTGTTTGGCTTGTTTGTTGAAGTATCAGATCTGAAACACTGCATACCATAcaagcagaatttttagtgagGATTTAATATTGGCATTTTTAGTGAGAGTGATGAGGTTGCTAAAACTGAATATTGATCgttaacaatttattccatattgaAGGTAATACTTACCTTTCCTGGAATAATAAAGTCACTGAAATTACCTCTCACTAAACATATATACCCATTTTTATggcaaaattgtaaaatttgtttCTCGCTAAAAACTCCACTTGTATGGTATGCATATTCAGTGATCacttatttttgtaatttgaatatgttACTCAGAGAATTTGCATCTCATATTGAATATGTTATTGACCCAAATTGTTATGATACAGTtatattttaagaagaaaatCAATTTAGTTATTAGATATAGATATTGATGAAATGTAATGGATAATTGTATCTTGTGTGGTGCAGAGGATGAAACAGTGGCCATTACTGCagttctggatgaccttgacaaTCACCTTGGTGATGATGTGGAGGAGGACCAGATGATGATGGTGGAGAACGGAGACCTGACCGTGGAGGAGGTGGATCAGCCACGCTCACTCCGCCCATGCTCATTTGTAGCCCCACCCCCTCCTGATGAACCGCCCCCAGAGGATGTAGAAATTGTCTGCTACAATGACATCATGGGAGTTAAGGTCGACACCGTGGATATCGGCACGGAAACCAGTGATGATAGTGCATCTTTCGATCAAGAGAGTCCAAAAAGTTCTACTAGTAAGTGCATGTATCTAAAGGCTGCATATAAAATCAGACCAATAAACTGTGATCAAAATATTAGTGTTATGTTAGCGAGCATTTGTCAGCTGGCTTTCATGAGCAGTGCTAGTGGGCACTTACTTCAACATAGGTATATTGAAGACCAACTGATGATACATTTTCATATGCACGTATAGTATGTACtctagttttattttttatgcacaGAACGATTATAAATACTTATGATTGTTGAGAAATGCTTTGATAGTGGCTTAAAGCATAGTATTCACAAAAATATTCTAAGACAGTCAAGTTAGATTTATTTCTTCGTTCCATGGGTCATAGATAATTAGTTCCATTAGGAGAGTTTGTTAGTACATATTAAATACTTTTTCTAGTCTTAGATCATTTTGGTGGTTTGGACATTTTCATGATATTTAACTTTCTTATGGTGGGTTGCAATTCAAAGTCTTTTCTATAACCAGTTTccattcacaaaatatttatgaaacagTGGCCTGCATTCTAATATGTATAATTTTAGCAAAATATCTGAGCATGTTTCCTTAACTTAAGGAATTAGTATGGGAAGCTTGATATTTATTCCATTTTACAACTTTAGAGTTTCAGTCAGGCATCAGAAACACAAGTAAGATAGCTGTGGAAGCTTTGTGTATCATTTTGATTTGTAATTACCCATGTATCAGCCTCACACTATATCTAGAAAATCAACCAATCACATCACTCTAAAATATCAACCAATCATATCACCACCTAAAACCAGCCAATCACAAAGAAGATTGTAGTATAGATAAAGCTTTATGTAACCATGCAATTGTAATTCATCCAATAGTAAACCAGAACACTATGTGATCTTGCTGCTAGCTGCTAAGACCAATTTTCTCATACCATTATGATACTCAGTATGACGTGATGTAATAAATAAATGGTATTGAACAAGAGTTCTGTACTGCTTAAGTCAATACCATAATAATATGGATAGTATCAATTAACAGTTATAATTAGTGATACAGCTTGCCAATGATTTActgcaatattatttcatacTAACCTGCTAGAAATTAAGCTTTAGGAAATACTAAAAAGAAATGGGGTatacaacattctttaaccctagcacatttaatttacacaatAACATATGTACTATTTCAAACTCTTTTGCATGCGAGAGTTCAATTTTCCTTCTACTAATCTTATTCTACTTACaatgaattttgtttatttatttttttatcatgattacataattgtaaatttgaatttacaaaGTCATAATTGCAAGTTCGAGTAAATTGCGTGCAGCATATTAGACAATTTACAGTGATTGTGACAATGTAATTTTGAATGATTAGAATATGAATGTGGTTTTAGGAATAATTGTATGACTAAAGAACATCATGAGAATTAGTCCTTCCTTTTGCACTAAAGCATGTTCATTAAACACCTGTTCTGTGTTACCTGTACTGAAAACATTGATGCTTAAATCAAATTTCTTGATATGTCAAGCAAGTATAGAACATTTCAGTTTCGTTTTCAAAAACATTGCATCTGATTGGACAGTACAGCTctaagaaatttacaattttttgaaaattgaagagAACAGAATTTGGACGAGCTAAAACtgaagtatttaaaaattaaatttgattggttaattaatTAAGTAACACAGAACATTGATTGGTCAATGATTGACCAAGGAATCTTATAATTACCTCTGTTAATCTTGTGTATCTGCAAGAGCTcatctgaaagaaaaataaacaaatttggAAAGCTCACAGGAatgaatttagaattttatgCAATACTGATTAGAAATGGAATTCAGATAGTCAAAAATATCAcaatgaatacatttttttttttaaacattgaaaagatcaaaaattaaaacaagatcTTGATGATGAGCCTCTATTGCTGCCCCTGCTTTTTGTTGGTTTATTTATTTCCTGTTGCCCCACAGTGCATAGTCGAGCTGAAAGTCGGACAAGCATGACCTCAGTCACCACAATAGAGGAAATCAACATGGGCTTCGAGTTGGCCATATTGGCAGGGCAGGAAGCCATGTTGGAAGAGTCCAGTGAGGAAGGTATAAATCTAGTCCCCAGCAGCCACCTGCTAAGACAGGTGTAAAAATGAACACTGCGAGGTTCTTGTGTGATGTGAATATTGTCTGTTGTTTGCCCTAACCTTGCACATTATTCTGTATTAATACATTTAATCttggaaatatttattcagCACTAATTCTTGCATGAATGATCTGCACGGAACTGAAATATTCCATAATATGCATTTAtctttaatcattattattctTGTACTATTATAGGGAACAGTATCAAGGTGTACATAAACTTTGTGATAATTTGATGAGATTTTAGAAAACACTCACAAATAAGAAAAAACTGAGGTAGAACTACCAATAGAATTCCACATATTATAATCATCTCAACAACAGAAAAAACTAATTACGTTGATACGTACCACACTCATAAAACTAATTCTACCACTGAAGAACAATTCACACAGTGtgactttaaaaaaatcttgtgTAGCTAGTACTGACCTGTTTCACTTTGAAGTTGTGTGCTCATAACTTCCCAGAAAGCCCTTGTAAGACCCACGCTTCCTAATCTTAAGGATTCAAGAAAATGACTCCCAAGAttctctttttatatattgttcCGTATAAAGTTTGTATATTTCTGATCTGAACAAATAATTCTAGTACTCATACACTTCAACTTATGTGCTATGTAATGTCATTCAATTTGACAAGGTTAatgatttctatatatatagtaaggtttattatgtatgattttaaatattACAGATGAAGAAGAGTACAAAAATGAAATGGCGCACTTTGTAGAAAGAATGAAGAAAGAGGTTGTCAGCCAGAACGAAGCAATAGAAAAGGAATCAAATCCATTGGAACCTAATCTGGAATCAAGGCAGAAGATTTCTGTTGAAGAAGTCAAACTGGATTTACAGTCCTCGAGTGCAGAAAGTTCACCGAAACCCGGCCCTCGTGAGAATACAAACCAGGTAGCGGGTGACCAGGAAGTGTCAGAAATCACATACAGTTTTACCGTGGATGCTGTTCCTCTGGAATTTCAGGAGGATGAAGAACTGAAAGATCAGAAGAacgaggaggaggaggaagaggAATACACAGAAACCATCACTGAAATCATTTATCCACTATCCTCCTCGGATGCACTTGTGAGCCCGAGGAGGATTCCTGATTTGGATTCTCCAAAAGAGCATGCAAAATCTGTGGTTTCTGAAGAAAAACCTAACGAGGGTGAGAAAATTGAAGAGGCAGTGAAACAAGAGGTGCAAGTTCAGCAGAAACTGGACACTGTCCTTAAAGTTGAGGTGTCCAAAGTGGCCAAACCTGAGGAGAAACCAAAGGAACTTAAACGTGAGAAGGAGGAGTTTGTACTAACATTTGATGATTTACAGAATGTTGATTTCACTGGACCAAAGAGGAAGAAGCCCCAGAGTCTGAGTCTTAAACCAGAGATCAAACCACCAACAGAGGAAGTGAAAAGACGATCGGGTCGAAAGTCTCCTGCTGCTGTCACTTCACCTGTGTTTGTGTTGGAGGAACTGCGATCGCGATTTAAGTCTGACGGGGAAGACAATGTTTTAATTACTCCGCTCAGGGAGAGTCGGAGTAATGGAAGCATTAAAGAAAGATGCAATGAACTGAGTTTTACCCCCAGCACAGAGGGAGAGCAGGAACATGTGATGGAGGAAAAGTCCATCTCTCTGATGGCCCATCTTGCTGCCAGGTCACCTGACCAATTCTTAGAGAAGGACAAAATCATTGTAGAAAAACTTGATCTCTCCAAAGATGTGACTGATGGTTTTTCAGAACCAGAAAAGATGAAGAATAGTGATATTAATGAAGACAGTGTTAATAACAATGAATCTGCTCCAAATTCTGCTCGAGACAGTTTGAATAGCAATGGATCTGCTCCAAATTCTGCTAGAGACAGTGTGGCCAGTTCAGAACTAGAAAATGACCCCTTGGAACAAATGCAACAACAGTTCCAAATGTGGCAGACTCAGCTGGAACAAAATCAAAAGTTACTTGCATCTCAGCCTGTTTCAGTGGATGAAACCTCCCTACAGCTGCAGGACCAGCTTAAGAACCAAATTGAGATTCAGAAACAAATGCTTGCTCAAATGCAGAAAAGCATGGAAACGCTCGCTGCCCAATCACAAACAAAATCTCTTGACTCTCCTAGAGACAATGTTGACAAGTCTGAAGTGTCTAGCCGTCAGAATTTGATTCCGAGCCCCCCTGTCCTACCTCAGATGAGGATGAAGTCAGATTCTTTGGACAAAGAGAAAAAATCCAAGAAGAAGGTCAATAAGAGGTTTGAGCCAAAACTTGACCCGAGGGAGGAGTTGATGCTCCAAATCAGAGGCTTCCAGGGACGCAACGCCCTTAAGAAGGTGGGTGAGGGGTTTTCTTCACTGGTGgattgggggggaggggggtccgGGGATTGGAACCTTTCCTTTCGTCACAAACGTTTGCtaaaaaaaaggtaaaaataacgcaGTTTGAGGGTAGAACCCCTCCcccttgaaaaccaaaattaacgGTTAgaacacacccccccccccccctttaaaaaattcctggatccacccctgttCTTGAACATACACAAACTTTCTATAAGAATTACATTTTGTGTACGTTATACAAAACGTTTGTTACTTGTATTCATATGACTTGTTATGACTCATATGAGAATATTGAAGGTAAGATTTAAATATAATTGGATGTATTTAGTGGGGAAGTTTTCGAAACATGGCTGGTCCTCATGTGGTTAAGTCTTAACAGAATTGACTGTGACATTGATCCAGCAaagttgtgaccttgacattcaTTTTATCGAATATGAAATCTATTAGCTGTAAATCTCTATGGCTCAAAAAGTTACAGCCAATTGTAAAGttgaataaaaaatttaaagaaataaaatgtttgCGATTTCTTCTATCATGTTCAGTTGCTTGTGAAATGAGGAAATCTCACAAGAAATTAAGTCTTTtacatgttttgaaaatatactgtAACTCTGTTAGTTTTAAAGATAAGAACTGTCTCCATTTGTTTTTGTAGGTTCAGTTGAAACAGACAAAGTGGGTGTCTGGGCCAGCAATTTCGCAGTAAATGTAGCGCCTGTTTTAACGGAGAGACTAAATTCAACATCTGACTACAGCATGACTTAGATGCCGTCATTACATGGACTAGCACCCGGAGCAGCAAAAGGGAGCAGAAATTTGTGATATCAAAATTCATGAAATCAACAGACAGTCAGGGATCACTAGAAGTCTCCATGTTATTGGTCAGGGGTCACAAGGTCTATAAGTCAGGGGTCACTAGGTCATCCATCGGAGCACATGAACAAAATATTCTGTGGAATTCTCATGGAATTAAAATGATACATACCAATGTGATTGCTGAAGTAAATTTGTGTTTGTGATAGTATTTTTTATACTACAAAATTAAAACTATTCAAGCAGTGTTATATGATGTTTTAGCAGTCTTCCAAAGAACTTTGTCAAGGTCATATCAAGcattgaccttgacatttaaatTTCATTCACCTGATTATGGATGTACAAGCTGTATTTTTTCATCATTTACCAAATTGGAGGAAGGATGACATTTTGGTTTGTACCTCTTGCAttcaaatggttttttttttctctaaaaTATGAAGGAATCAAAAAATAAGtttatttttgtatgtctgacaaaTCAGAAGAAATCAACCACAAACACATAgtcatacacacatacatacatgctgTATTTTTCTACCAAATCagtgattatgaaataagtgtCTTATGTTTTCTACTTGTGTTTAACAAATGTACTGACCATTTGTATACATTGCGTAATTTACAAAGTATATCTTTTGTAAAACAGTATCTATGcatctttttcattttatttgagAAGAGAATACggatatataaatcaaattttgcaAAAGTTGGACATTGAATTATCCCCCCTTGATTTTAGAACGTGTATAATCTGTGATTGATAATcagcatttttttgttgttgttcagGACAAATGTTTTTATAGCGGTGATAATCGGGGAGGATGTAATGTATTTGTACATCTCGTCACCATCGTTGTGTGTATGAATTAATTATACTTTATTTCGTGCATTTGATATTCATATGTTGACAAAAGTGCAATCCTACAGAGTTCATATAGTAAAATTACATCATTCTATTCTTAACCATTAATTACACTGTTTATCGAGTGTTCATAGATAAAACAGATTTGTGTAGTCAAAGGACATTGTAAAAACTTTTTACATCTATCGGGAAATGAGTACCAaggtatttttatttaaatttttgattattttcttatatcaatTTTTCATGTGAAAGATTGTTTTTGCATGgattctaattagattgtatgGCTATGTTGAATGTTACATATGTATTCATGTAATAATCGTAATATTACCCTGTGATGTAGAACGTATATGGGGATATCAATGCATGTAATCAGATGTTATATATTTCACTATCAAGTTGGAGTCCTGCTTTTCTGCTGTTTGTTGCAGGTacagtttcattttttttttaaccacaTAATTTTGTGATGCATGTACTTTCTCTTTCAAACATTTAGTAcaagtaaatttcatttttgaaagtacaattGGGAATGAACTGTGGAGTTTCACGTTGGATTAAGTGTGCCAGCGTGGAACGTGGCTATTCATTCCCcctgtatattttcaaaaatgaaatctcttttttgatatttactttctactttcatttctattggaATTTCCAAtcattaaaatagatgtactatatttatcaagattcatactcgcattgttcacaactgcaacacattcatggctgtcattacaatttgtagagatatcaaaacCAAAAACCATGGAAATGTTATAAATAGCATGTTAACCAAATTTTTTCTCAAATGAATTGGAccaaaaatttaaatgtcatgaaatcttacaaaaataggaaaatttCTGTGTTTGGATGGAATTTCTACTAAAGTAGAGTACACATGTATGTTAATATTGAAGtaatcaaatcaaaatcattgataaaagttcattaCATTCTCAAATTTCATGAAAGTATATTCTAGGAAAGGCAAGTCATCCAGTGTTAGCATTTTATCCTATGGATAGTATGAGAATTGAAATAGGGGTAAATTGACAATTTGACACAATATTCTGTTAGTTGTAACATTATGCttgtctctctttctctctctctctatctctgcATACACAGTGGCCAATGTAtaatactgtacatgtgtaagtcaatattaattttttatttgtatcttattcattgtatacatatattgaaaGGCTTTGTGTCAATTTAGATACAAAGTCATTAAAACCcagaaattttgatttgatgatctcttgtTTTCTTGATGAAGGGGTGAGAGGGAAATGGGCAGTATACATGTCATCGACCGGTGGGAATGTTGTAAAGGGTAATTTGACCCTGTGTAAATGTTGTAAGGGGTAATTTAATCCTTTGCGAATGTCATTTGACCCTTTTTGAATGTCGTATGAGGTAATTTGACCCTTTATGAATGTTGTAGGGGGGTAATTTTACCCCCTGAATGTTGTTTGGGGTAATTTGACATGGTGTGAATGTTGTATGGAGTGATTTGACCTGGTGTCAATGTTGTAGGGGTAATTTGACCCTTTGTGAATGTTGTATGGGGTAATTTGACCCAGTCTAAATGTTGTAAGGGTAATTTAACCCTTTGTGAATGTCATATGGGGTAATTTGACCATTTTTGAAGGTCATATGAGGTAATTTGACCCTTTATGAATGTTGTAGGGGGTAATTTTACCCTCTGAATGTTTTTTGGGGTAATTTGACCTGGTGTGAATGTTGTAGGGGGTGATTTGACCTGGTGTCAATGTTGTATGGGGTAATTTGGTCTGGTGGGAATGCagtctctacccagagttgtcgttccttgctttCACTTACActgtaagtgagtgtaaggaacgataactctgggtagagattggtggGAATGTTATATGGGGTAATTTGTCCCAGTGTGAATGTTGTTGGGGGTAATTTGACCCTGTGTGAATGTTGTATTAGGGTCATTTAACCCTCTGTAAATGTTGTATAGGGGTGATTTGACCCGGTGTCGATGTTGTATGTTGTAATTTTATCCTCTGAAtgtgttaagccgttcttggcacactgattttgactacgaaatactccgtttacctgatcaaggtatagggctcacggtaagtgaccggtctacaggggatgcttactcctcctagacacctgatcccacgtctggtatatccacttaggggttcgtgtttgcccagctctctattttgtattgcttatagaaattgtgagattgatcactgttcgtatcttcacctttcatttacaaaaacaaGTAGTGCCCGTGCAATGTCTGCCAACACGATTGGTTATTCATTGTTACCTCAAATATTGCCaaaaaaacatcttttttttcAGGCAATTTTCAAGAGAAATTAGCCATGGGCTGCATGCTTCGGTAAAATCGTTTTAGAGGAAAGAAGAAATGTAATATTATGGATTGAAAGTGGTGGatatgtacaatgatattttgttATTCCGCGTGAAGCATTCCAGTTTACGAA
It encodes:
- the LOC125665532 gene encoding cordon-bleu protein-like 1 isoform X9, yielding MYESCTQTRLIMFNWVRKRFTRRRRAMSLANKGPELAGPLTKKVPPEDFRSNGRGPYPLPYPAEPPDDENMNEIVEENVDVIVHLPDGKSKQVAVNSNIPMMDLLVNLAAGSRLNPGGHSLQVLNEDTGKLKEYKANQTIGSLCIRGEDHKFRYVTVQIVPKKVSKKSSGNLRQFEMTKRFTVNLPGGQKKVLRISPQSTLEQVRAQLCQERQLEPSHLVFQLPSNPRQQLSLQTTVAELPSSEVNLTGANVMLDGAKSMPDLSIGRSQSMKTEPPTPYMPMAGEGKKKKGFFSFLKKDKKFTVSMHTDLNHAGKPQQASTSRKDGGSPPATRRKMESAERPKSMFVTSPANVAVNGSKSMQTFSSEVDIRSQAAPSVQVKSAPALNSVREHPVAGPPIKSGKKKRAPPPPQVKPSPHTGVVTAEITVENTQTTPSQAESRIPEIVSSNQQLAQKLHSRNSSDSSGYHELALSGAESPDTAKIEENLELKVSTNITPVEGHKNSGDSGIRDMSSPRRKVRPGIEAMETGSSQTLPLDKVGKKEMSRTKSLERAPGAKKKKAPPPPPGQAPPPESAQAPPPDPTSVSQKATIPKPARKSSDSTVPVPTSTPRPSVQKKDETVAITAVLDDLDNHLGDDVEEDQMMMVENGDLTVEEVDQPRSLRPCSFVAPPPPDEPPPEDVEIVCYNDIMGVKVDTVDIGTETSDDSASFDQESPKSSTKFQSGIRNTNEEEYKNEMAHFVERMKKEVVSQNEAIEKESNPLEPNLESRQKISVEEVKLDLQSSSAESSPKPGPRENTNQVAGDQEVSEITYSFTVDAVPLEFQEDEELKDQKNEEEEEEEYTETITEIIYPLSSSDALVSPRRIPDLDSPKEHAKSVVSEEKPNEGEKIEEAVKQEVQVQQKLDTVLKVEVSKVAKPEEKPKELKREKEEFVLTFDDLQNVDFTGPKRKKPQSLSLKPEIKPPTEEVKRRSGRKSPAAVTSPVFVLEELRSRFKSDGEDNVLITPLRESRSNGSIKERCNELSFTPSTEGEQEHVMEEKSISLMAHLAARSPDQFLEKDKIIVEKLDLSKDVTDGFSEPEKMKNSDINEDSVNNNESAPNSARDSLNSNGSAPNSARDSVASSELENDPLEQMQQQFQMWQTQLEQNQKLLASQPVSVDETSLQLQDQLKNQIEIQKQMLAQMQKSMETLAAQSQTKSLDSPRDNVDKSEVSSRQNLIPSPPVLPQMRMKSDSLDKEKKSKKKVNKRFEPKLDPREELMLQIRGFQGRNALKKVQLKQTKWVSGPAISQ
- the LOC125665532 gene encoding F-actin-monooxygenase MICAL3-like isoform X7 gives rise to the protein MSLANKGPELAGPLTKKVPPEDFRSNGRGPYPLPYPAEPPDDENMNEIVEENVDVIVHLPDGKSKQVAVNSNIPMMDLLVNLAAGSRLNPGGHSLQVLNEDTGKLKEYKANQTIGSLCIRGEDHKFRYVTVQIVPKKVSKKSSGNLRQFEMTKRFTVNLPGGQKKVLRISPQSTLEQVRAQLCQERQLEPSHLVFQLPSNPRQQLSLQTTVAELPSSEVNLTGANVMLDGAKSMPDLSIGRSQSMKTEPPTPYMPMAGEGKKKKGFFSFLKKDKKFTVSMHTDLNHAGKPQQASTSRKDGGSPPATRRKMESAERPKSMFVTSPANVAVNGSKSMQTFSSEVDIRSQAAPSVQVKSAPALNSVREHPVAGPPIKSGKKKRAPPPPQVKPSPHTGVVTAEITVENTQTTPSQAESRIPEIVSSNQQLAQKLHSRNSSDSSGYHELALSGAESPDTAKIEENLELKVSTNITPVEGHKNSGDSGIRDMSSPRRKVRPGIEAMETGSSQTLPLDKVGKKEMSRTKSLERAPGAKKKKAPPPPPGQAPPPESAQAPPPDPTSVSQKATIPKPARKSSDSTVPVPTSTPRPSVQKKDETVAITAVLDDLDNHLGDDVEEDQMMMVENGDLTVEEVDQPRSLRPCSFVAPPPPDEPPPEDVEIVCYNDIMGVKVDTVDIGTETSDDSASFDQESPKSSTKFQSGIRNTMHSRAESRTSMTSVTTIEEINMGFELAILAGQEAMLEESSEEDEEEYKNEMAHFVERMKKEVVSQNEAIEKESNPLEPNLESRQKISVEEVKLDLQSSSAESSPKPGPRENTNQVAGDQEVSEITYSFTVDAVPLEFQEDEELKDQKNEEEEEEEYTETITEIIYPLSSSDALVSPRRIPDLDSPKEHAKSVVSEEKPNEGEKIEEAVKQEVQVQQKLDTVLKVEVSKVAKPEEKPKELKREKEEFVLTFDDLQNVDFTGPKRKKPQSLSLKPEIKPPTEEVKRRSGRKSPAAVTSPVFVLEELRSRFKSDGEDNVLITPLRESRSNGSIKERCNELSFTPSTEGEQEHVMEEKSISLMAHLAARSPDQFLEKDKIIVEKLDLSKDVTDGFSEPEKMKNSDINEDSVNNNESAPNSARDSLNSNGSAPNSARDSVASSELENDPLEQMQQQFQMWQTQLEQNQKLLASQPVSVDETSLQLQDQLKNQIEIQKQMLAQMQKSMETLAAQSQTKSLDSPRDNVDKSEVSSRQNLIPSPPVLPQMRMKSDSLDKEKKSKKKVNKRFEPKLDPREELMLQIRGFQGRNALKKVQLKQTKWVSGPAISQ